The following are encoded in a window of Negativicutes bacterium genomic DNA:
- a CDS encoding PFL family protein, with amino-acid sequence MLTIKNILETNRMITENKLDVRTITMGISLRDCAHPNIKQFCQNVYDKITSSAEFLVRTGEDIEAEYGIPIINKRISVTPIAIAAESCKTDSYVPVAEALDAAAKEVGVNFIGGFSALVEKGYTNGDRILINSIPQALATTDRVCSSVNLGSTKAGINMDCVREMGEIIKRAAELTRDREAIGCAKLVVFVNAPSDNPFMAGAFHGVGEPDKVINVGVSGPGVVKKALEDYRGADFSQVAEVIKKTAFKITRVGQLVAQEASKRLGIPFGIIDLSLAPTPAIGDSVAHILEEMGLESCGAPGTTAALALLNDAVKKGGLMASSHVGGLSGAFIPVSEDAGMIAAIECGSLSIEKLEAMTCVCSVGLDMIAVPGDTTASTISGIIADEAAIGMINNKTTAVRIIPVPGKKVGDNVEFGGLLGYSPILKVNNFSSDAFIARGGRIPAPVRSLTN; translated from the coding sequence TTGTTAACTATTAAAAATATATTAGAAACTAATAGAATGATTACCGAGAATAAGCTTGATGTTAGAACTATTACAATGGGGATTAGTTTAAGAGATTGTGCACATCCTAACATTAAGCAATTTTGTCAAAATGTTTATGATAAAATTACTAGTTCCGCTGAATTTTTAGTGCGAACTGGTGAAGATATTGAAGCGGAATATGGTATTCCAATCATTAATAAAAGGATTTCTGTAACGCCGATTGCAATTGCTGCTGAAAGTTGTAAAACAGATAGTTATGTGCCGGTTGCTGAGGCGTTAGATGCCGCGGCGAAAGAGGTTGGCGTTAATTTTATTGGTGGCTTTTCGGCGCTGGTAGAAAAAGGCTATACTAATGGTGATAGAATTTTAATAAATTCCATTCCGCAAGCTTTAGCAACTACTGATAGAGTTTGTTCTTCTGTTAATTTAGGTTCAACTAAAGCTGGTATTAATATGGATTGTGTTAGAGAAATGGGCGAAATTATTAAACGTGCGGCTGAGCTTACGCGTGATCGTGAAGCAATTGGTTGTGCTAAATTAGTTGTGTTTGTCAATGCTCCTAGTGATAATCCATTTATGGCGGGTGCTTTTCATGGGGTTGGTGAACCTGATAAAGTAATTAATGTTGGGGTAAGTGGTCCCGGCGTTGTAAAAAAAGCATTAGAAGATTATCGTGGCGCTGATTTTAGTCAAGTGGCTGAAGTTATCAAGAAAACCGCTTTTAAAATTACAAGAGTTGGTCAATTGGTAGCGCAAGAAGCTTCTAAGCGTTTGGGCATTCCATTTGGGATCATTGATTTATCCTTAGCACCGACACCAGCAATTGGTGATAGTGTGGCACATATTTTAGAAGAAATGGGCTTAGAAAGTTGTGGTGCTCCAGGTACGACGGCGGCGTTAGCACTATTAAACGATGCTGTTAAAAAAGGTGGTTTAATGGCTTCATCTCATGTTGGAGGACTAAGCGGTGCATTTATTCCGGTTAGTGAAGACGCTGGTATGATTGCGGCGATTGAGTGTGGCAGTTTATCTATTGAAAAATTAGAGGCAATGACTTGTGTGTGCTCGGTTGGTCTTGATATGATTGCAGTGCCTGGTGATACTACTGCTTCTACGATTTCCGGTATTATTGCGGATGAAGCAGCTATCGGGATGATTAATAATAAAACTACTGCTGTTAGAATAATTCCAGTACCGGGGAAAAAAGTTGGCGATAATGTTGAGTTTGGTGGGCTATTAGGTTATAGTCCGATTTTAAAAGTTAATAATTTTAGCTCAGATGCATTTATTGCTAGAGGTGGACGAATCCCTGCTCCGGTTCGTAGTTTGACTAATTAA
- the nth gene encoding endonuclease III, with the protein MYVTKKIKHEMLQILEDIYIDSKPALKYNSEFELLIAVILSAQCTDVRVNITTGRMFPRYNTPEKMLQLTVSELEEQIKDCGLYKSKAKNIHETCKILSSQYNSVVPSDFDELIKLPGVGRKTANVVRSILFDIPAIAVDTHVFRVSNRLRLAQGLTPLEVEKKLMKAIPQDKWSAAHHWLIWHGRLICKARKPLCHSCKLAELCPSSGK; encoded by the coding sequence GTGTATGTTACAAAAAAAATAAAGCATGAGATGCTACAAATATTAGAAGATATATATATAGATTCAAAACCTGCTTTAAAGTATAATTCGGAATTTGAATTGTTAATTGCGGTAATTTTATCAGCACAATGTACTGATGTTAGAGTTAATATTACAACGGGACGGATGTTTCCGCGGTATAATACTCCAGAAAAAATGTTACAGCTTACTGTTAGTGAATTAGAAGAACAAATTAAAGATTGCGGTCTATACAAAAGCAAGGCTAAAAATATTCATGAAACTTGTAAAATTTTAAGCAGTCAATATAATTCAGTTGTCCCTAGTGATTTTGATGAACTAATTAAATTACCAGGGGTTGGCAGAAAAACAGCTAATGTAGTGAGAAGTATTTTGTTTGATATACCGGCAATTGCGGTGGATACACATGTGTTTCGTGTTTCTAATCGGTTAAGATTAGCGCAAGGTCTTACGCCACTTGAGGTCGAAAAAAAGTTAATGAAAGCTATCCCGCAAGATAAGTGGTCAGCCGCACATCATTGGTTGATTTGGCATGGTCGCTTGATTTGTAAAGCTCGTAAGCCACTTTGTCATAGTTGTAAGTTAGCGGAGCTTTGTCCAAGTAGCGGAAAGTAA